The genomic segment TGATCAGACGAACAATAATGTCAGTTCTTTGTCCTTTGGTCATGTCCCAGCACATCTTACCATCAGGGTAAAAACCTCCATAGTTGTATAATCTGAATAATTCAAAAGCGATAAGGGAAAAGGGGAGGATCACGAGAAATGCCTGTAAAATCTGAGCAACTATTCTATAAGACGATTTCTTTTTGAAATCTATCGTGTCAACATCTGACCCGGTTAGAAAAACAGATTGATTTACGATTCCAAAGTAAAGGTATCTTTTGATATGTAAATTGTCTGAGTTCCGTGATCTCTCCAGCAATTCTGAAACTACATGATGTTGTCTCCTTGCTGAGAAGTAATACCAGGTAGCAATGACAACAAAGCCAAGCATGCCAACTAGTATGATGTCGCTGACAGAAAACTGAATGCCTATAACAGGAATTTCTATGAGCTCAAATTTGTCATAAATGATATTTTGAAAAGATTCCTGCTGTGGATCTTTAACAAGATTTTTATTCTCTCTGAAATAATGAAGCCAGCTAAAAACTCTGTTAAATTCAGCAATAAAAATGATGATACCTGCTATATTGAGAATAAGGAATATTTGCCTTGTTCTCTTAGATGCATCGATATATGCGGTAATAAGGCTCTCCAGAATCTTCTCTTCAAACTTGTCAATACTTTCCCTTGGAGGTTTTCTTAAAAGAGATGATATCTTTTTTCTTACGTTTTTAAACATAGCCAGGAAATGACAAGGCAAACCTTTATCTTATCATGGGTAAAAACATGCAGTTGAATAAGATGTTTAATTCTTGTGTAAACATCTTAACAAGGAAATGTATTAACTGCCTTTCTATTATCAACCATGATAATCCATTTTTTTCCTTATCTCTTTGGCGGCATCATCTCCTGCCCATTTTTTACAAAGATAAAGTCCAACGTCCAGAGAAGCAGAAACAGCGCCGGCAGTAATTGTATCTCCATCTTCAACGATTCTTTCCTTGCTTACAGTTTTGCAATAAGAGGCAAGGGTTTCATACTCCATGAAATTTACAGTGGCAGTTTTATCTTTTAAGTATCCCGCAGCTCCCAGAAGAAGGCTTCCGGTACAGATGGAAATTTTACATTTTACGTTTTCTGAGGTCTTCAGCCAATTGATAAAGTCAGTATCAAATTGAAGCTTTCTTGTGCCAAATCCGCCTGGAACAATGATGGCATCATATGCACCAAGATTATTTTTTATTTTATTAACTTTCACTTCAAGTCCAAAATTATCTTTATTACTTTCAGTAAAAGCACAAATGTCCCATTCCAGATCAGGAATATAATTAAGTGATTTGAGTCTGCTTAGCGGGTCATATACTCCTATAAAATCAAGCCAGGTAATGCCATCAAAAATTATGTAAGCTATTTTCATGTTTTGAAGTATGTGAAAAATTAATATAAAAGTAGTAAATCTCCGGTCAATTAAAACCGGAGATTCAGATTGAAAATATGTTTACTTAACCTTGCTGGTATAGGCAATCAGGTCAACAAGCTTGTTTGAGAAACCCCATTCATTGTCATACCAACTAACCACTTTTACAAAATGTTCATTAAGAGATATACCTGCTTTTGCATCAAATACAGAAGTCCTGTCATCTCCAAGAATATCAGTAGAGACAATTTCATCTTCTGTATAACCTAAGATGCCTTTAAGTTTGCCTTCTGAGGCTTCCTTTACCGCTTTTTTGATAGTTCCATAACTCGCAGGTTTTTCAAGACGGCAGGTAAGATCCACTACGGACACATCTGCAACAGGAACTCTGAACGACATACCGGTCAGTTTACCTTTAAGAGATGGAATGACCAATCCGACAGCTTTTGCGGCTCCTGTAGATGCAGGGATGATATTCTGATAAGCACCTCTTCCTCCTCTCCAGTCTTTTGCTGATGGTCCGTCCACTGTTTTTTGTGTCGCTGTTACTGCATGTACTGTAGTCATTAGTCCTTCAACAATCCCGAATGTATCATGCAATACTTTCGCGATAGGAGCTAATGCATTTGTCGTGCAGGACGCATTGGATATTATATTAAGATCTTTGGTATAAGTTTCATGGTTGACCCCCATGACAAAAGTAGGAGTGTCGTCCTTGGCAGGGGCCGAGAGCACCACGCGTTTTGCTCCTGCCTGTATGTGTTTCTGAGCAGTTTCCTTAGTCAGAAATAATCCTGTAGATTCTACTACATATTCAGCTTCTACTTCATTCCATTTAAGTGTGGCAGGATCTTTTTCTGCAGTGATGCGGATAGCTTTGCCATTAACGACAAGCTGACCGTTCTTTACTTCAATGCTTCCATCAAATTTCCCATGTGTGGAATCATACCTGAGCATATAAGCCATGTAGTCGGCATTAATTAGGTCATTGATAGCTACGACTTCAACATCAGATCTTTTAATAGCTGCTCTGAATACAAGTCTCCCGATTCTGCCGAATCCGTTGATCCCAATTTTTATCTTTGACATAACAATTATATTTTTTAATGAAAAATAAATCTTTGTTTTTCTTAAGCAATGTTATCCCTGAAAGCTGTCTTAAAGCTTTTGCGATAAAGTCCGGGAGTAACGTTCAGATGTTTCAGAAAAAGTCTTCTCAGTGAATCCTGGCTGCCTATTCCGCAATTATCTGCTATCTGGTCAAGGGAAAGGTTGGAATCTTCAAGACTCCTTTTGGCTTTTTCAAGCCGAACTTTCTCTACATATTTTCCAGGGGTGATGCCGGTTTCTTTCAGAAAAACTCTTGCAAAATTTCTTGGACTCATAGCACAATGTTCCGAAAGCTGTTCAACTTTTAAATCCTCTTTAATATGCTCGGATATATATTCCTGAACATCCCTGATGGGCCCGCTTTCTGTTTGCTGCTGTGCCAGTATTGTACTGTATTGAGATTGATTACCTGGTCTCTGAAGATATAGCACCAGCTCCTTTGCTACAGTTAGGGCTAGCTCTCTGCCGTAATCTTCCTCAACCATTGCAAGTGCCAGGTCCATGCCTGAAGAAACCCCTGCGGAAGTATATATTTTCCCATCACGGATAAATATTGGATCAGGATCAACTATAATCTCAGGGAACCTTGTCTGTAGCTCATTACAGGCCATCCAATGGGTAGTGGCCCTTTTGCCATTCAGAAGACCTGCTTCTGCCAAAGCAAAGGTACCTCTGCAAATGGATGCGATCCTTCTTATTTTTCCTGAATTCTGGTTTAGCCACTTATAAAAGTCTTTGCTAAGTCTGAAAGGGCTTTTGGAAGCATAACCGGCAATGATCAGGGTATCAATTTTCTCCTCAATTGCTTTATAGCTCAGAGGGGTATTAATAGTAATTCCTGATGATGAAGTACATGTTTTTTTTCCATGTTCCGGAGAAATGGTGATCACTTTGTAAGCTTCTTTCCGGGGAGTACCGGATTTTAAGGCAAGAGAGGCTCTGCTAAATACATCTGCCGGTCCTGCAATATCAATCAGCATGGTATCTGGCATGGCAACTATGGCGATAAGCCTTTCTTTTATACCGTTTACAGGAGTCATAAATTCCCTTGTTTTTATTATATAAGTCAAATATAGAAGAAAAGGATCTTGGCAGTAATGGCAATTTTGTTGCATTTTCTGCCAAATTTAAAAATGCGGAATGAAGGTTTTGATATAGGAGTGTTGAGTAAACTATTCGATTTGTGTGGTTTATAGTCATGCTATGCTTCGGCGTGTAGTATTGGATAAAGGAGTCATACCCTTAAAGGCTCACAATTAGAATATGATCCTTTTTCAAATATGATACTCTGGATAAGAGATTAGGAAGGTATATGTAGAGGATTAGTAGCTGGGAATACATGAAAGAGGTAATAAGATATTCTACTGATCCAAATGTAAATGATAGAGCAAAAAAATAATATAAAAAGCTGCCCTTTTTGAAGGCAGCTTTTTATAAAAAGATTTATTGCAAATTATTTTTGAGCAGTAAATATATATTGAGTAGTAACTGAAGCTCCACCTGAAGATTGCGTTTCTGAGTATTTAAAGGTTGAACCGTTTAGCTCATCAATTTTATAAGTATCACCATCAATTTCTATTTGGGAATCGTTATTAGTCAATTTCCATGTCCCATCATAGTCTTCATCACATTTATCTGCATAGGTGTGGTCATAAGAACCACCTGTTTTGTATACATCTAAAGCACTTTTCTCACAGGCGTCAACATATTGATTAAACATAGATTGGCCGGCAATTGTGAATCCTGTAATTTTCCAGCCCTTTGCAGTAGTTAAATACTCAGTTTTTGATTTAGAAGGAGCCGCAGCTTCATCTTTGTCTTTTTTGCAAGAAGAAAAAACAACCATTAAGCCTGCTAGGACAGCAGCAGATAATTTTAAATTTTTCATAAAAAGGTGTTAAATTAATTGATAAAAATTTATTGTTTGTTTTGTTTATTCTATTGGTCGAAGGTAATGCCTTCTAAAAATTATTTAAGCTTAAATAATAGGTCAAATATATATTGTGTTTATAATATTTCAAAGTGTCATAATCCATCTTGAAAATTGAAATTATGTATATGAAAAGTACTTCTAATTATACATGTTTGAATCTCAGTATTTAACAATGGACTTTTTGCTGTTCAATAATTCTATAATTTGTAAAATTTAGAATTATTATAAAGAAGAACTTTGAGCATTTGTTATTTTTAAAATTGTCACAATGATCACTCATACGTTTAATATATAAATGGGTTGTCAAATTTTTTTTAATAGTTTTAAGGGGAGCTTCTTTGTATGATATTGTTTGCAGGGTGAATGGGTGGTTTTTGTCGTTGAGCTATATTTGTAAAATGAAGTTAAAGTCTGCTTAATGGAAAAAGAAGGCAAGAGATACTTGCTGACATAAAAAGGGTGGATATTTTTTAGAACGATTAGTTTGTTAGAAAGGGCTTTGATCATTCTTGAAGTTTTTTTGTTACTTTAGTAAAGCTTAATAGTTTTAAGTCAATGGCAACAAAATCTAATAGAGACAATCCTGGTAAAAAAGGTAAAGGTTTTAATACCTCTTATACAAAATTTTTAAAAGAAGTCGGCAAGATGAGTGCTGAACGTTCCATCAAAGAGTCTAAGGCGCTAGGCTTATCAATTACCTATGTGGAAGAAGGAAAAATTATCAGAGAGGATGCCAATGGAAAGCAAAAAGTTATTGGGGAAATATAACAAATGGCTCATAAACAAAAGCGGCTAAGAATATTTGCTGGACCTAATGGATCAGGAAAGTCATCCTTATTTCATGATTTTTCCAATAGAGTAGATTTTAATGTTGGATATTTTTTAAATGCTGATAATGTTGAAAAGGAGCCTCGTGAAAAAGGATTTATCAATTTATCAGAATTAAATCTAAAAGTAGATAAAAAGTCATTTCAGGATTTTAGCAAAAGCTCTACACTTAAAAAGAAAGCAAAAAAAGAAGGGTATAAGATAGATATAAAGTATATAGATAATATTCTTGTCAATCAATCAAAAGAAACCAATTCCTATGAAGCAGCATTTGTCACAGCTTTCATAAGACAAGAGTTTATTAAATCCGGAGTTTCTTATTCATTTGAAACAGTAATGTCTCATCCATCCAAGTTGGAGGATATCATCTGGGCAAACAAAGCAGGATATAAGACATATTTATACTACATAAGTACAGAATCACCCATAGTAAATATAGATAGAATTGATAACAGGGTAGGAAAGGGGGGACACTATGTTGGTGAAGATAAAATCAATTCACGGTATATCGCTTCCCTTGATTTATTGTTTCAAGCTATTAAGCTTGTCAGAAGGGCTTATATTTTTGACAATTCCGGAAGAGAATATAAGTTAGTCGCAGAATTTTTTAAAGGTGAAATGAAATACCATGATAAAAAATTCCCTGCCTGGTTTCTTAAAAATGTAATTGAAAAGCAGGAAGAGTAGTTGGCTATAGATTAATTAGAAGATCTCCATCTGCCTAATGAAGAGCAAAAGCCCTTTCAATTTTAAATTGAAAGGCTTTTACTTTTTTTGGGTGGCCAATGGGACTCGAACCCACGACCCTCCCGCCCTCGGTCGGGATGATCTAACCAGCAGAACTATTATGTTTATTGATATATTCTTTAACCTTAGCTGGATTCTTAAAATTCTTTAACTTTTTCTCATTCGCCATAGCTTCAGCTCTTGTTTCAAAGGTGATATAATAGAGAAGTTTCCAAGGTCCTTTGTTCCTAGTATATAAGGATCCTCCATTGTTATGACGGTTCAGTCGTGCCAGTAAGTTATCGGTTTGGCCAATGTAAAGTTTTCCCGAAGTCTCAGACTCCAGGATGTAGGTGTAGTAAATTTTCATAGCTGGATAAAAAATAATCTGAAATAAAAAAAGCGACTTAAATTTAGTCGCTTTAATTATAAGGGTGGCCAATGGGACTCGAACCCACGACCCTCCCGACCAAGGTCGGGATGATCTAACCTTCCTGAACTATTATAGTTCTAATAGATCGATCTTAAAGCGATAGAAATAAAAAAGCGACTTAAAATTTAGTCGCTTTACTATTTTTGGGTGGCCAATGGGACTCGAACCCACGAACCCTCCCCGACCAAGGTCGGGATGATCTAACCTTCCTGAACTATTATAGTTCTAATAGATCGATCTTAAAGCGATAGAAATAAAAAAAGCGACTTAAAATTTAGTCGCTTTACTATTTTTGGGTGGCCAATGGGACTCGAACCCACGACCCTCCCGACCAAGGTCGGGATGATCTAACCTTCCTGAACTATTATAGTTCTAATAGATCGATCTTAAAGCGATAGAAATAAAAAAAGCGACTTAAAATTTAGTCGCTTTACTTTTTTTGGGTGGCCAATGGGACTCGAACCCACGACCCTCAGAACCACAATCTGATGTTCTAACCAACTGAACTATGGCCACCGTTTTACTTTAGGTGTGCAAAGATATAAGAACGAATTTTAATTTACAAGAAAATATTTGTTAAAATTATTATCTGTTGAAAGATAGGCGTTTGCCATAATTGCTTTCGTCAAATTTTCCATCTTCATACACTAAATTGCCACTTACAAAGGTATGGGTAACTTTAGAATGGAAATTCACTCCCTCAAAAGGAGACCAGCCACACTGGTATAGAATATTGTTTTTAGCTACCTCATAAGAAGCTCCCAGATCCACTAAAACCAGATC from the Sporocytophaga myxococcoides genome contains:
- a CDS encoding DJ-1/PfpI family protein, giving the protein MKIAYIIFDGITWLDFIGVYDPLSRLKSLNYIPDLEWDICAFTESNKDNFGLEVKVNKIKNNLGAYDAIIVPGGFGTRKLQFDTDFINWLKTSENVKCKISICTGSLLLGAAGYLKDKTATVNFMEYETLASYCKTVSKERIVEDGDTITAGAVSASLDVGLYLCKKWAGDDAAKEIRKKMDYHG
- the gap gene encoding type I glyceraldehyde-3-phosphate dehydrogenase, with product MSKIKIGINGFGRIGRLVFRAAIKRSDVEVVAINDLINADYMAYMLRYDSTHGKFDGSIEVKNGQLVVNGKAIRITAEKDPATLKWNEVEAEYVVESTGLFLTKETAQKHIQAGAKRVVLSAPAKDDTPTFVMGVNHETYTKDLNIISNASCTTNALAPIAKVLHDTFGIVEGLMTTVHAVTATQKTVDGPSAKDWRGGRGAYQNIIPASTGAAKAVGLVIPSLKGKLTGMSFRVPVADVSVVDLTCRLEKPASYGTIKKAVKEASEGKLKGILGYTEDEIVSTDILGDDRTSVFDAKAGISLNEHFVKVVSWYDNEWGFSNKLVDLIAYTSKVK
- a CDS encoding GlxA family transcriptional regulator; the encoded protein is MTPVNGIKERLIAIVAMPDTMLIDIAGPADVFSRASLALKSGTPRKEAYKVITISPEHGKKTCTSSSGITINTPLSYKAIEEKIDTLIIAGYASKSPFRLSKDFYKWLNQNSGKIRRIASICRGTFALAEAGLLNGKRATTHWMACNELQTRFPEIIVDPDPIFIRDGKIYTSAGVSSGMDLALAMVEEDYGRELALTVAKELVLYLQRPGNQSQYSTILAQQQTESGPIRDVQEYISEHIKEDLKVEQLSEHCAMSPRNFARVFLKETGITPGKYVEKVRLEKAKRSLEDSNLSLDQIADNCGIGSQDSLRRLFLKHLNVTPGLYRKSFKTAFRDNIA
- a CDS encoding lipocalin family protein; the encoded protein is MKNLKLSAAVLAGLMVVFSSCKKDKDEAAAPSKSKTEYLTTAKGWKITGFTIAGQSMFNQYVDACEKSALDVYKTGGSYDHTYADKCDEDYDGTWKLTNNDSQIEIDGDTYKIDELNGSTFKYSETQSSGGASVTTQYIFTAQK
- a CDS encoding GIY-YIG nuclease family protein, yielding MKIYYTYILESETSGKLYIGQTDNLLARLNRHNNGGSLYTRNKGPWKLLYYITFETRAEAMANEKKLKNFKNPAKVKEYINKHNSSAG